Proteins found in one Bacteroidota bacterium genomic segment:
- a CDS encoding beta-lactamase family protein, whose translation MKKTLLMCYSLVIMAVNVFSQQDSTLSQLIDKYVKAEAENDLFSGAILVVKEGEIIYKDAYGYANKENKMPNKINTKFNVGSVGKTFTGVLIMQLVEQSKIKLSDTLGKYLPDFPFEEKNKIQIQHLLNHTSGLGNYFTHKDYDSLMPVLRRIDDALKLVYDQKPLFEPGTEYRYSNSGMLVLGAIIEKVTGMSYQDYIKKQILDPLGMENSGIYYPEDNVSNRAIGYSKVDEGNYKIETQNEFPAFSDGGLYSTVLDMYKYDVAIRENRLLTQASKDIMLTVIPPAQNYGFGWERGVFNESEFVGHVGGCPGFAADYKSFLKDQMLIIVISNYDGGANLIAAKINHLLFGASEKNIPLASKYDFNFEKGRYLSEVKKDYKAALEYLDKNISGSQPHLPSLFLAARSRILSGFEVEKAIGLLQRYIELNPQASKRTQSALWWLSGKGYEQLDSELKAIECYKKSLEISPDYNQAKESLIQLNEKK comes from the coding sequence ATGAAAAAAACATTACTCATGTGTTATTCACTTGTAATAATGGCAGTGAATGTATTCTCACAGCAAGACTCAACCCTTAGTCAATTAATTGACAAATACGTAAAGGCTGAGGCTGAAAACGATCTTTTTTCAGGTGCCATTTTAGTTGTTAAAGAAGGTGAAATTATTTACAAGGATGCGTATGGTTATGCCAACAAAGAAAATAAAATGCCTAATAAAATTAACACAAAATTCAATGTAGGTTCAGTCGGAAAAACTTTTACAGGTGTATTGATCATGCAACTTGTTGAACAGAGTAAAATTAAATTGTCTGATACTCTCGGGAAATATTTGCCTGATTTCCCATTTGAAGAAAAAAACAAAATTCAAATCCAGCATCTTTTAAATCATACCTCAGGATTGGGTAATTACTTTACACATAAAGATTATGATTCATTAATGCCGGTGCTCAGAAGGATTGATGATGCCCTTAAACTTGTTTACGACCAGAAACCACTGTTTGAACCCGGAACTGAATACCGATATTCGAACTCCGGCATGTTAGTGTTAGGTGCCATCATTGAGAAAGTTACAGGCATGAGTTATCAGGATTATATAAAAAAACAGATTCTGGATCCGCTGGGTATGGAAAACTCCGGTATTTACTATCCGGAGGATAATGTCTCTAACCGGGCTATAGGCTATAGTAAAGTAGATGAAGGGAACTATAAAATTGAAACTCAAAATGAATTTCCGGCTTTTTCAGATGGGGGTTTGTACTCTACGGTATTGGATATGTATAAATATGATGTGGCAATAAGAGAAAACCGATTGCTTACGCAGGCTTCTAAAGATATTATGTTAACCGTAATTCCTCCCGCTCAGAATTATGGCTTTGGTTGGGAAAGGGGTGTTTTCAATGAATCAGAATTCGTGGGTCATGTTGGTGGATGTCCCGGGTTTGCTGCAGATTACAAAAGTTTTCTAAAGGATCAAATGTTGATCATTGTCATTTCCAACTATGACGGGGGTGCAAATCTAATCGCTGCCAAAATCAATCATCTTCTTTTTGGTGCATCTGAAAAGAATATTCCGTTGGCCTCAAAATATGATTTCAACTTCGAGAAAGGCAGATATCTCTCAGAGGTAAAAAAGGATTATAAAGCGGCCCTTGAGTATCTGGACAAAAATATTTCTGGTTCCCAGCCCCATCTTCCTTCACTATTTTTAGCGGCGCGATCAAGAATACTTAGTGGTTTTGAAGTTGAAAAAGCTATTGGTTTGTTACAACGATATATTGAGCTCAATCCCCAGGCATCTAAACGCACCCAGTCTGCTCTTTGGTGGCTCTCAGGAAAGGGGTATGAGCAACTCGATTCGGAATTAAAAGCAATAGAATGCTATAAGAAAAGTTTAGAGATTTCCCCGGATTATAATCAGGCAAAAGAATCACTTATTCAACTCAATGAAAAGAAATAA